The following are encoded together in the Streptomyces sp. NBC_01465 genome:
- a CDS encoding AAA family ATPase codes for MTVYGQGLYEVGAGAVPAPRGAPAEEALVRRPRGLEFTEGDLVVVSGLPGSGKSTLIRRTVRAARRIDSQDVRERWERRMPGFLAYAGYRPLVRAAHYGGLWRALRSGRSVVVHDCGTQRWVRRWLARTARRRGRALHLLLLDVPPEVALSGQAERGRTVSAYAFGRHRKAVDRLLAEAEAGRLPAGCGSAVLLDREAAGELEEISFGGPGG; via the coding sequence ATGACGGTGTACGGACAGGGCTTGTACGAGGTGGGGGCGGGAGCCGTGCCCGCCCCGCGCGGAGCCCCCGCCGAGGAGGCGCTCGTCCGCCGCCCGCGCGGTCTGGAGTTCACCGAGGGGGACCTGGTCGTCGTCTCCGGACTGCCCGGCAGCGGGAAGTCGACACTGATCCGCCGCACGGTGCGGGCCGCCCGCCGGATCGACTCGCAGGACGTACGGGAACGCTGGGAGCGCCGGATGCCGGGCTTCCTCGCGTACGCGGGCTACCGCCCCCTCGTGCGCGCCGCCCACTACGGCGGGCTGTGGCGGGCGCTGCGCTCGGGCCGGAGCGTCGTCGTCCACGACTGCGGGACACAGCGCTGGGTGCGGAGGTGGCTGGCCCGCACGGCCCGGCGACGAGGGCGCGCCCTGCATCTGCTGCTGCTCGACGTCCCGCCGGAGGTGGCCCTGTCCGGGCAGGCGGAGCGGGGGCGCACGGTCTCCGCGTACGCCTTCGGACGGCACCGCAAGGCGGTGGACCGGCTCCTCGCGGAGGCCGAGGCGGGGAGACTGCCGGCCGGCTGCGGGTCGGCGGTGCTGCTCGACCGGGAGGCGGCGGGGGAACTGGAGGAGATCAGCTTCGGCGGTCCCGGGGGCTGA
- a CDS encoding rhamnogalacturonan lyase B N-terminal domain-containing protein, producing the protein MTEPQKHLARRSLLVSAAAAAATAAVAGPLAASADAAAFGYTDDGSNYVVTTGADLVFKVSKTNGDLTSLVYKGTEYQGYGGKNSHIESGLGTSTVTITQSGSTILISVAYGTLKHYYAARSGENNVYLWTNKADTSVSATRYIVRVKAGLFLNDEPDSYTYTTSTIEAADVFAKADGQTRSKHYSKLRVIDYDAIGWTTGSVGLYVVRSNHEKASGGPFYRSLLRHQSADGGGLYEILYYGENQTEAQRFGLQGPYVIAFTDGAAPSSSLSHANLTTPWADGLGLSGYVAASGRGRVAGVGITGRDTAYPYTVGLANSTAQYWGSARASDGWFSIGGALPGTYTLTVFKSELAVYTTSVTVTAGATTTLNTIAVPSTNDPSNASAIWRIGDWTGSPGGLKNADLMTYAHPSDPRAASWTGNVVIGSGTETASFPCYLWKDVNSGITVYFKLTAAQAAAAHTLRIGVTTAYANGRPQIVVNDTYTSAVPSPPTQPSTRSLTVGSYRGNNNTFTYSVPASAWLTDTSAYNTLKIYVASGSGTTSYLSAGTAIDAIDLLA; encoded by the coding sequence ATGACCGAGCCGCAGAAACACCTCGCACGCCGCTCCCTCCTCGTCTCCGCCGCCGCTGCCGCGGCGACCGCGGCCGTCGCCGGTCCGCTCGCCGCGTCGGCGGACGCGGCCGCGTTCGGCTACACCGACGACGGTTCGAACTACGTCGTCACGACCGGCGCCGACCTCGTCTTCAAGGTCAGCAAGACCAACGGCGACCTGACCTCCCTGGTTTACAAGGGCACCGAGTACCAGGGCTACGGCGGCAAGAACTCCCACATCGAGTCGGGCCTCGGCACCTCCACGGTGACCATCACCCAGTCCGGCTCCACCATCCTGATCTCGGTGGCGTACGGCACGCTCAAGCACTACTACGCGGCCCGCAGCGGCGAGAACAACGTCTATCTGTGGACCAACAAGGCCGACACGTCCGTCTCCGCGACCCGCTACATCGTGCGTGTGAAGGCCGGCCTGTTCCTCAACGACGAGCCCGACTCCTACACGTACACGACCAGCACCATCGAAGCGGCCGACGTGTTCGCGAAGGCCGACGGCCAGACCCGCTCCAAGCACTACTCGAAGCTGCGCGTCATCGACTACGACGCGATCGGCTGGACCACCGGCAGCGTCGGCCTGTACGTGGTGCGCTCCAACCACGAGAAGGCCTCCGGCGGCCCGTTCTACCGCTCGCTCCTGCGCCACCAGTCCGCGGACGGCGGCGGCCTGTACGAGATCCTCTACTACGGCGAGAACCAGACCGAGGCCCAGCGCTTCGGCCTCCAGGGCCCCTACGTCATCGCCTTCACCGACGGCGCCGCCCCCTCCTCCTCCCTCTCGCACGCCAACCTCACCACCCCCTGGGCCGACGGCCTCGGCCTCTCGGGGTACGTCGCCGCGAGCGGCCGGGGCCGGGTGGCGGGCGTCGGCATCACGGGCCGCGACACCGCCTACCCGTACACGGTGGGACTGGCCAACTCCACTGCCCAGTACTGGGGTTCGGCCCGCGCGTCCGACGGCTGGTTCTCGATCGGGGGCGCGCTTCCCGGTACGTACACGCTCACCGTCTTCAAGTCCGAACTCGCGGTGTACACCACGTCGGTGACCGTCACGGCGGGCGCCACGACCACCCTCAACACCATCGCCGTCCCCTCCACCAACGACCCGTCCAACGCCTCCGCGATCTGGCGCATAGGCGACTGGACGGGCTCGCCCGGCGGCCTGAAGAACGCCGACCTGATGACGTACGCACACCCCTCCGACCCGCGCGCCGCGTCCTGGACCGGCAACGTCGTCATCGGCAGCGGCACGGAGACCGCGTCCTTCCCCTGCTATCTGTGGAAGGACGTGAACAGCGGGATCACCGTCTACTTCAAACTGACCGCGGCCCAGGCGGCGGCCGCCCACACCCTGCGCATCGGCGTGACGACCGCGTACGCGAACGGCCGCCCGCAGATCGTCGTCAACGACACCTACACCTCCGCCGTCCCCTCCCCGCCGACGCAGCCGAGCACGCGGTCGCTGACGGTGGGCTCCTATCGGGGCAACAACAACACCTTCACGTACAGCGTCCCGGCGAGCGCCTGGCTGACCGACACGAGCGCGTACAACACGTTGAAGATCTACGTCGCGAGCGGCTCGGGCACGACCTCCTATCTCAGTGCGGGGACGGCGATCGACGCGATCGATCTGCTGGCCTGA
- the gcvH gene encoding glycine cleavage system protein GcvH — MSNPQQLRYSKEHEWLAVAEDGVATVGITEFAANALGDVVYAQLPEVGDTVTAGETCGELESTKSVSDLYAPVTGEVTESNQDVVDDPSLVNSAPFEGGWLFKVRVTGEPDDLLSADEYDALTAGN; from the coding sequence ATGAGCAACCCCCAGCAGCTGCGGTACAGCAAGGAGCACGAGTGGCTCGCGGTCGCCGAGGACGGCGTCGCGACGGTCGGCATCACGGAGTTCGCGGCCAACGCGCTCGGTGACGTCGTCTACGCCCAGCTCCCCGAGGTCGGTGACACGGTGACCGCGGGCGAGACCTGCGGCGAGCTGGAGTCGACCAAGTCGGTCAGCGACCTGTACGCCCCGGTGACCGGCGAGGTCACCGAGTCGAACCAGGACGTCGTCGACGACCCGTCGCTGGTGAACTCCGCCCCGTTCGAGGGCGGTTGGCTGTTCAAGGTACGTGTCACGGGCGAGCCGGACGACCTGCTCTCCGCCGACGAGTACGACGCACTCACCGCCGGCAACTAG
- the glyA gene encoding serine hydroxymethyltransferase, which translates to MSLMNSSLHELDPDVAAAVDAELNRQQSTLEMIASENFAPVAVMEAQGSVLTNKYAEGYPGRRYYGGCEHVDVAEQIAIDRVKDLFGAEYANVQPHSGASANQAALFAIAQPGDTILGLDLAHGGHLTHGMRLNFSGKQFNVVAYHVDEGGLVDMAEVERLAKENSPKVIIAGWSAYPRQLDFAEFRRIADEVGALLWVDMAHFAGLVAAGLHPNPVPYADVVTSTTHKTLGGPRGGIILARNKDFAKKLNSAVFPGFQGGPLEHVIAAKAVSFKVAATEEFKERQQRTLDGARILAERLVAADVTEHGVSVLSGGTDVHLVLVDLRNSELDGQQAEDRLHEVGITVNRNAVPNDPRPPMTTSGLRIGTPALATRGFDVEDFTEVADIIAETLKPSFDKDALAGRVKALADKHPLYPGLK; encoded by the coding sequence ATGTCGCTTATGAACTCCTCCCTCCACGAGCTCGACCCGGACGTCGCCGCCGCCGTCGACGCCGAGCTGAACCGCCAGCAGTCCACGCTGGAGATGATCGCCTCGGAGAACTTCGCTCCGGTGGCCGTCATGGAGGCCCAGGGCTCCGTCCTCACCAACAAGTACGCCGAGGGCTACCCGGGCCGCCGCTACTACGGCGGCTGCGAGCACGTCGACGTGGCCGAGCAGATCGCCATCGACCGTGTGAAGGACCTCTTCGGCGCCGAGTACGCCAACGTCCAGCCGCACTCGGGCGCCTCCGCCAACCAGGCCGCGCTCTTCGCCATCGCCCAGCCCGGCGACACGATCCTGGGCCTGGACCTGGCGCACGGCGGTCACCTGACGCACGGCATGCGCCTCAACTTCTCCGGCAAGCAGTTCAACGTGGTCGCGTACCACGTGGACGAGGGCGGCCTGGTCGACATGGCCGAGGTCGAGCGCCTCGCCAAGGAGAACAGCCCCAAGGTGATCATCGCGGGCTGGTCGGCGTACCCGCGCCAGCTGGACTTCGCCGAGTTCCGCCGGATCGCGGACGAGGTCGGCGCCCTGCTGTGGGTCGACATGGCGCACTTCGCCGGTCTGGTGGCCGCGGGTCTGCACCCGAACCCGGTCCCGTACGCCGACGTCGTCACCTCCACCACGCACAAGACCCTCGGCGGTCCGCGCGGCGGCATCATCCTGGCCCGCAACAAGGACTTCGCGAAGAAGCTGAACTCCGCGGTCTTCCCCGGTTTCCAGGGCGGCCCGCTGGAGCACGTGATCGCGGCCAAGGCGGTCTCCTTCAAGGTCGCGGCGACCGAGGAGTTCAAGGAGCGCCAGCAGCGCACCCTGGACGGCGCCCGCATCCTGGCCGAGCGCCTGGTCGCGGCCGACGTCACCGAGCACGGTGTCTCGGTCCTGTCCGGCGGCACGGACGTGCACCTGGTCCTGGTGGACCTGCGCAACTCCGAGCTCGACGGCCAGCAGGCCGAGGACCGTCTCCACGAGGTCGGCATCACGGTCAACCGCAACGCGGTCCCGAACGACCCCCGCCCCCCGATGACCACCTCGGGTCTGCGCATCGGTACGCCGGCGCTCGCCACCCGCGGCTTCGACGTCGAGGACTTCACGGAGGTCGCGGACATCATCGCCGAGACCCTGAAGCCGTCGTTCGACAAGGACGCCCTGGCGGGACGGGTCAAGGCCCTGGCCGACAAGCACCCGCTTTACCCCGGCCTGAAGTAG
- a CDS encoding enhanced serine sensitivity protein SseB: MGWPGNELEEVLGASVGNPAAGGRLIEVLGRSPVWIPLPNGGSHESRSLDLPTLEIEGAPYVPVYSSEAQYLDCVGTHLSFTIAPSVEFARGLPPQLGVVVNPGGAVTLPLPPLAVAELCRAGRTPLDGPSSGGRVRLFEPDWQEEPVDFLAAAAAEFDQTGVVRTARRALASIEGGDPVLFIGVEFSSWDGAGRGAPMDALGRALGRSEPAWPVNLVLLDVAQDPVGDWMLEKVRPFYVRDAA, encoded by the coding sequence ATGGGATGGCCGGGCAACGAGCTCGAAGAGGTGCTGGGCGCCTCGGTCGGCAATCCGGCGGCCGGCGGACGGCTGATCGAGGTCCTGGGACGCAGCCCGGTCTGGATTCCGCTGCCCAACGGCGGCAGCCACGAGAGCCGCTCCCTGGACCTGCCGACGCTGGAGATCGAGGGGGCGCCGTACGTCCCGGTCTACAGCTCGGAGGCGCAGTACCTCGACTGCGTCGGTACCCATCTCTCCTTCACGATCGCGCCCTCCGTCGAGTTCGCCCGCGGACTGCCCCCGCAGCTGGGCGTCGTGGTGAATCCGGGCGGCGCGGTCACCCTGCCCCTGCCGCCGCTCGCCGTGGCCGAGCTCTGCCGGGCGGGCCGTACGCCGCTGGACGGTCCCTCCAGCGGCGGTCGCGTCCGCCTCTTCGAGCCGGACTGGCAGGAGGAGCCGGTCGACTTCCTCGCCGCCGCGGCGGCGGAGTTCGACCAGACCGGGGTGGTGCGCACCGCGCGCAGGGCGCTCGCGTCCATCGAGGGCGGCGACCCCGTCCTGTTCATCGGTGTCGAGTTCTCGTCCTGGGACGGCGCGGGCCGCGGCGCGCCCATGGACGCACTGGGCCGGGCGCTCGGCCGGTCCGAACCGGCGTGGCCGGTCAATCTGGTCCTGCTGGACGTGGCACAGGATCCGGTGGGCGACTGGATGCTGGAGAAGGTCAGGCCGTTTTATGTCAGGGACGCCGCCTAA
- a CDS encoding L-serine ammonia-lyase: MAISVFDLFSIGIGPSSSHTVGPMRAARMFARRLKNEGLLAHTTAIRAELYGSLGATGHGHGTPKAVLLGLEGESPRTVDVEHADERVEQIKQSGRINLLGMHEIGFDFDEDLILHRRKALPYHANGMTVFAYDIDGAPVLEKTYYSVGGGFVVDEDAVGEKKIVLDDTVLKYPFRSGDELLRLTQETGLSIAGLMLENEKAWRTEDEIRSGLLDIWRAMQACVSRGMSREGILPGGLKVRRRAAHSARQLRAEGDPLAHAMEWITLYAMAVNEENAAGGRVVTAPTNGAAGIIPAVLHYYMNFVPGAEEEGIVRFMLSAGAIGMLFKENASISGAEVGCQGEVGSACSMAAGALAEVLGGSPEQVENAAEIGMEHNLGLTCDPVGGLVQIPCIERNGMAAVKAVTAAKMAMRGDGSHKVSLDKVIKTMKETGADMSVKYKETARGGLAVNIIEC; encoded by the coding sequence GTGGCCATCTCGGTCTTCGACCTGTTCTCGATCGGCATCGGCCCGTCCAGCTCCCACACGGTCGGCCCCATGCGTGCGGCCCGGATGTTCGCCCGCCGCCTCAAGAACGAGGGCCTGCTGGCCCACACCACCGCGATACGCGCCGAGCTGTACGGCTCGCTGGGCGCGACCGGTCACGGGCACGGCACCCCCAAGGCGGTCCTGCTCGGCCTGGAGGGCGAGTCGCCCCGCACGGTCGACGTGGAGCACGCCGACGAGCGGGTCGAGCAGATCAAGCAGTCCGGCCGGATCAACCTCCTCGGCATGCACGAGATCGGCTTCGACTTCGACGAGGACCTGATCCTGCACCGCCGCAAGGCGCTGCCGTACCACGCCAACGGGATGACGGTCTTCGCGTACGACATCGACGGCGCCCCGGTCCTGGAGAAGACGTACTACTCGGTGGGCGGCGGCTTCGTCGTCGACGAGGACGCTGTCGGCGAGAAGAAGATCGTCCTCGACGACACGGTCCTGAAGTACCCCTTCCGCAGCGGCGACGAGCTGCTGCGCCTCACGCAGGAGACCGGCCTGTCCATCGCCGGGCTGATGCTGGAGAACGAGAAGGCATGGCGTACCGAGGACGAGATCCGCTCGGGCCTCCTCGACATCTGGCGCGCCATGCAGGCCTGCGTCTCGCGCGGCATGTCCCGCGAGGGCATCCTCCCCGGCGGCCTCAAGGTCCGCCGCCGCGCGGCCCACTCGGCCCGCCAGCTGCGCGCCGAGGGCGACCCCCTCGCACACGCCATGGAGTGGATCACGCTCTACGCGATGGCGGTCAACGAGGAGAACGCGGCGGGCGGCCGCGTCGTGACGGCCCCCACCAACGGCGCGGCGGGCATCATCCCGGCGGTCCTCCACTACTACATGAACTTCGTGCCCGGCGCGGAGGAGGAGGGCATCGTCCGCTTCATGCTCTCCGCGGGCGCCATCGGCATGCTCTTCAAGGAGAACGCCTCCATCTCCGGCGCCGAGGTCGGCTGCCAGGGCGAGGTCGGCTCCGCCTGCTCGATGGCGGCGGGCGCCCTCGCCGAGGTCCTCGGCGGCTCCCCCGAGCAGGTCGAGAACGCGGCCGAGATCGGCATGGAGCACAACCTCGGCCTGACCTGCGACCCGGTCGGCGGTCTGGTCCAGATCCCGTGCATCGAGCGCAACGGCATGGCGGCGGTCAAGGCCGTCACGGCGGCGAAGATGGCGATGCGCGGCGACGGCAGCCACAAGGTCTCCCTCGACAAGGTCATCAAGACCATGAAGGAGACCGGCGCGGACATGAGCGTGAAGTACAAGGAGACGGCGCGAGGCGGGCTCGCGGTGAACATCATCGAGTGCTGA
- the gcvT gene encoding glycine cleavage system aminomethyltransferase GcvT: MSTTPRLTALDALHRSLGATMTDFAGWDMPLRYASERDEHNAVRTRAGLFDLSHMGEITVTGPQAVDLLNYALVGNIGTVGLGRARYTMICQEDGGILDDLIVYRLGGTEYMVVANAGNAQIVLDAITERAAGFDAVVRDDRDAYALIAVQGPESPGILKSVTDADLDGLKYYAGLPGTVAGVPALIARTGYTGEDGFELFVAPADAEQLWQALTEAGKDVGLVPAGLSCRDTLRLEAGMPLYGHELTTALTPFDAGLGRVVKFEKECDFVGRTSLEAAAERAATNPPRKLVGLIAEGRRVPRAGFSVVADGQVIGEVTSGAPSPTLGKPIAIAYVDAAHAEPGTTGVGVDIRGTHEPYEVVALPFYKRQK, encoded by the coding sequence ATGAGCACCACCCCCCGCCTCACCGCCCTCGACGCCCTGCACCGCAGCCTCGGAGCGACCATGACCGACTTCGCGGGCTGGGACATGCCCCTGCGGTACGCCAGCGAGCGCGACGAGCACAACGCGGTGCGTACGCGCGCCGGGCTCTTCGACCTGTCGCACATGGGCGAGATCACGGTCACGGGACCGCAGGCCGTGGACCTTCTGAACTACGCGCTGGTCGGCAACATCGGGACCGTCGGCCTCGGCCGCGCCCGCTACACCATGATCTGCCAGGAGGACGGCGGGATCCTGGACGACCTGATCGTCTACCGCCTGGGCGGGACCGAGTACATGGTCGTCGCCAACGCGGGCAACGCGCAGATCGTCCTCGACGCGATCACCGAGCGGGCCGCGGGCTTCGACGCCGTCGTACGGGACGACCGTGACGCCTACGCCCTCATCGCCGTCCAGGGCCCCGAGTCCCCCGGCATCCTGAAGTCCGTCACGGACGCCGACCTCGACGGGCTGAAGTACTACGCGGGCCTGCCCGGCACGGTCGCCGGTGTCCCCGCGCTCATCGCCCGCACCGGCTACACCGGCGAGGACGGCTTCGAGCTCTTCGTGGCCCCCGCCGACGCCGAGCAGCTCTGGCAGGCGCTGACCGAGGCCGGCAAGGACGTCGGTCTGGTCCCGGCCGGGCTCTCCTGCCGCGACACCCTCCGCCTCGAAGCGGGCATGCCACTGTACGGACACGAGCTGACCACCGCGCTGACCCCGTTCGACGCGGGTCTCGGCCGGGTCGTCAAGTTCGAGAAGGAGTGCGACTTCGTCGGTCGTACGTCCCTGGAGGCCGCCGCCGAGCGCGCCGCGACCAACCCGCCGCGCAAGCTGGTCGGCCTGATCGCCGAGGGCCGCCGCGTCCCGCGCGCCGGCTTCTCCGTGGTCGCGGACGGCCAGGTCATCGGCGAGGTCACCTCCGGCGCCCCCTCGCCCACGCTGGGCAAGCCGATCGCGATCGCGTACGTGGACGCGGCACACGCCGAGCCGGGCACGACGGGCGTGGGCGTGGACATCCGCGGTACGCATGAGCCGTACGAGGTCGTCGCCCTGCCGTTCTACAAGCGCCAGAAGTGA
- a CDS encoding L,D-transpeptidase translates to MGRGKVGIGMALVVSAVLAGTSACGGNASASDDSKNGAAKGGSSAKASVSAKPSPTHPTGPPMLLESIAPLDKATVGVAMPISIVFTNPVASKAHANIEKHLKVSASVPTQGAWHWMGNQRVDWRPKEYWKSGTKVRIDADLKYVSNGSGRYGTHGYTHSFTIGDDVRADASVTGHTMKVTRNGAPVRTLSINAGSAEYPTWNGTMAVIDKQEKVHMTSCSVGISCDKNSANYYNLTLPWDVHLTQSGTYVHYSTGDTNPGSGSARGSHGCVHLSLSDAKWFYDQVKQGDPITVTGSPRAKASADNGYASFNLSWSQWLSGSASGEQTTATL, encoded by the coding sequence ATGGGGCGGGGCAAGGTCGGCATAGGTATGGCGCTGGTGGTGAGCGCGGTACTCGCGGGAACGAGCGCATGCGGGGGCAACGCGTCGGCCTCGGACGACTCCAAGAACGGGGCCGCGAAGGGCGGCTCGTCGGCCAAGGCGTCCGTCAGCGCGAAGCCGTCGCCCACGCACCCCACGGGCCCGCCGATGCTGCTGGAGTCGATCGCTCCGCTGGACAAGGCGACGGTCGGGGTCGCGATGCCGATCTCGATCGTCTTCACCAACCCGGTGGCCTCCAAGGCGCACGCGAACATCGAGAAGCACCTCAAGGTCTCGGCCTCGGTGCCCACCCAGGGCGCCTGGCACTGGATGGGCAACCAGCGGGTCGACTGGCGTCCGAAGGAGTACTGGAAGTCCGGCACCAAGGTCCGGATCGACGCCGACCTGAAGTACGTCTCCAACGGCAGCGGCCGCTACGGCACCCACGGCTACACGCACTCCTTCACCATCGGCGACGACGTCCGCGCCGACGCCTCGGTGACGGGCCACACCATGAAGGTGACGCGCAACGGCGCCCCGGTGCGCACCCTCTCCATCAACGCGGGCAGCGCCGAGTACCCGACGTGGAACGGCACCATGGCCGTCATCGACAAGCAGGAGAAGGTCCACATGACTTCCTGCAGCGTCGGCATCAGTTGCGACAAGAACAGCGCCAACTACTACAACCTGACCCTTCCCTGGGACGTTCACCTGACCCAGTCCGGCACCTACGTCCACTACTCCACGGGCGACACCAACCCGGGCTCCGGCAGCGCCCGCGGCTCGCACGGCTGCGTCCACCTCTCGCTCTCCGACGCGAAGTGGTTCTACGACCAGGTCAAGCAGGGCGACCCGATCACGGTCACCGGCTCGCCGCGTGCCAAGGCCTCCGCCGACAACGGTTACGCGTCCTTCAACCTGTCGTGGTCGCAGTGGCTGTCCGGCAGTGCGAGCGGGGAGCAGACCACCGCCACGCTCTAG